The DNA sequence ATCCGGGTGCCGACCTCGCGCGCGGCATCGAACCGATCGATGACGCCGGCGATGCGTGCGGAGATTCCAGCGCGCGCGAGGTCGCTTGCCGCGCTGACCGTCGGCAGGAAGACGACACCCGCACCCTGCTTCACCGCCATCTCGACGATGTCGGGTGTGATGCCGCCCGCGAAGCGGTTGAGCGTGATCGATGGGATGACCGCGATCCCCTCGACGGCTTGCGCCACCAGTTGCGCACGCCCGATCGTGGGCCACACATGGGACTTCAGAACGACGCCGCGCATCCCCGCATCCCTGCAGGTCGTGATGTCGTCGACGTCTGACACGGGAGTGCGCAGATCGTCGGAGATCTCTGGATAGCCGTGCCGATGGAGGTCGACGGCACCCTCGAGGATTCCTTCCGCGAGAGTCACGGCCCCACCTCGCCGAGGACCGCGGCCTCCAGACGCTCCGCCGCCTCTATGCCCACGAGGGTGTTGAGGCTTCCCAACGTCGACATCCGGTCGACCCACGCGGAACTGTCGCCGTCGGCGAGAAGGTCTCGGAAGAAGCGGACGAACGCGTCCGACGCGATCCGCAAGGACGATGTCGGGTACAGCACGATCCCGTAGCCGAGTTCTGCGAACCTCTCGCGGGACAGCATGGGCGTCAGCCCTGATTCCGACATGTTCGCGACGAGGATGCCGGGGACCTCGGCCGCGATCCGCTCGAGCTCCGCCTCACTTTCCGGCGCGTCGATGAAGAGCGCATCGGCGCCCGCGTCGTGGTAACGCCGCGCGCGATCGATCGCCTCTCCGATGCCGAAGGGGGCGCGGGCGTCGGTGCGGGCGACGATGAGCGTCGTTTCGTCGGCCCGGGCACGCACGGCTGCGCGGATCTTCCGTTCCATCACGTCTGTCGGCTCCACGGACTTGCCTCGCAGATGGCCGCAGCGTTTGGGCCACGTCTGATCTTCCAGCTGGATGCCGGCCGCCCCCGATGACTCGAGGCGCTCGACGGCGCGCGCGACGTTGACGACGTCGCCGTAGCCCGTGTCGGCATCGACGATGACGGGCATGTCGACGACCGCGGTCACCGCTCGCAGCGACTCAGTGATCTCGGCGAGCGCGATGATGCCGATGTCCGGAAGGCCGTGCCGCCAGGCGGCCGTGGCGTACCCGCTGACATAGGCGGCCCTCGCCCCGGCGCTCTGCGCCGCCAGGGCTTCGAGCGGTGTCCCGACGCCGGGGAGGACGATCGTGCCGCCCGCTTCGCGGATAGCGCGGATGATGCGCGACTCAGGCACCGGCGGATCCTCTCCGTCCTCGGCCTGCGAGGATGGCGGCGAACGAGACGGCCAGCAGCAAAGCGAGACCGTTGAAGACGGGCGCGACCCAGAATGGCGCTCCCAGCAGGTTGAGACCGGACACTCCCACTGCCAGCACGAGAACTCCGACCATGGTTCCCCAGACGTTGAATCTTCCGCGCCGGATCGTGGTCGCCCCGAGGAAGGCTGCTGCGTAAGCGGGCAGGAGGAACGCAGGACCCGTGCTCGGGCTTGCCGAGCCCACGGTCCCGGTCTGGAGCACACCGGCGACTCCGGCGAGAGCGCCGGCGCCGATGAATGCGATCGCGAGATACGCGTTGGTCGGGACCCCGGCGAGGCGCGCGGGAGCACGGCCGAGTCCCGTCGCGGCGAGGTAGCGGCCGAACGGGGTCCGCTCCAGCAGTATCCACAGGATGAGCGCGATGACGATGAGGTAGTAGAACGTGAGGGGGAGCCCCAGGAAGCGGCTGCGGGCGATCACGGTGAGCCCCTCGTCGATGCCCTCGAAGAGCACTGATCCGTTCGTGAGGAGCAGATTGCCGCCCGAGAGCAGCGTCCCCATTCCGAGCGTCGCGATGAACGCGCTGACCCGTACCTTGACGACGAGGAAGGCGTTGACCGCGCCGATGAGCGCGCCCGCGCCGATGCCCAGCAAGATGGCTGGTACGAGCGGCACGCCACCGATGGACGCCCATGCGGTGAGGACCGAGGTGAAACCGAGCGTTGCACCGACGGACAGGTCGAATTCTCCCGCCGCGAGGGGCAGGATCACGGCGAGGGCGAGGATCGCGGGCACGGCCTGATTGTTGGCGATTGCCTGGAAGTTGGACCAGGTGGGGAAAAGGGTCGGCGCCACCATCGAGAAGACGGCGATAAGCACGAGCAGGAAGATGACGATGGCGTAGTTGCCCACAGCCTGCTGCGCGATGCGGCGGCCCGTGCCGCGCGGGGCGGCAGTAGTGGCCGTAGTGGTCATGAGAGGGCTCCTGACGAGGATTCGGATGACGGTGGGGAGAAGCTGGATGAGGTTAGGCGTTCGACCGTGATGTCGGACCCACGGACCTCGTCCACGAGGCGTCCGCGGTCGAGGACGAGGACCCGATCGCAAAGCGATGCGAGTTCGTCGAAGTCGGTCGATGCCACGACGAGCGCGATGCCGGTTGCGGCGAGCTCGCGACAGATGGCCGCGATCTCGCCGCGTGCGCCGATGTCGATTCCCTGCGTCGGCTCATCGAGGACCAGCACCGACAGATCGAGGGCCGCGTTCCGCGCGAAGACGACCTTCTGCTGGTTTCCGCCGCTGAGGTCGTCCATCGGCGCCGCGGGGATCGGGGGACGAACACCGAACCGTCGCACGAGCGTGCGGGCGAGATCGTCCTCTTTGCGCCGATTGACGAAACCCGCGTCACTGACGCTGTGGAGCACGCTGAGCGTTGCGTTCTCCGCGACGGTCATTCCAGTCACGGCCCCCTCGGCCCGCCGGTCCTGCGGGACGTATCCGACTCCACGGCGACGAGCGTGACGAGGTGAGCGCGGAGCGTACCCCTGGTCCTTGAGTCTGAGGCCGCCCGCCGCGGGAGACTGCGCACCGGCCAGCATGCGCGCCAGCTCGGAGCGTCCGCATCCGATGAGGCCGGTCACGCCCAGGATCTCTCCCCGGCCGAGCTTGAACGAGACGCCCTGGAGCCGTGGGCCACCAAGCCCTTCGACCGCCAAGACGGTAGGGCGCTCGATGCTGGAGCGCTGGTGGGAGACGACGGGCGCCGGGCGTCCGAGCACTAGCTCGATGAGGTCCGCGGTCGAGTGACCCGCGTTCGGCGTGTGCGTCACGAGGCGTCCGTCGCGCAGGATGACGAGATCGTCGGCGATCTGTCGGACCTCGTCCAGGCGATGCGAGACATAGACGATCGATGCACCTTCGGAGACGGCCGTGCGCAGAGCACCGAGGACCTTCTGCACCTCGGACTCGGGGAGGGAGGCCGTCGGCTCATCGAGGAAGATCGTCGGTCGGTCGGCCTCGAAGAATGCCCGCGCGATGGCGACCATCGTCTGCTGGGCAGGCGCCAGCTGACTCATGAGCGTCGAGGGATCGACCTCGACGCCCAGCCGGTCGAGCGTGTCTGCGACGCGGGCGTCCTGACGCCGCTGCGCGATCAGCCCGCCCCGGACGACCCCCGTGAAGCGCTCCGTCAGCGCGAAGTTGTCACTTACCGACATCGCCGGAACGATCGCGAGGTCCTGATGCAGGAAGCGCACGCCGAGCGAGTGGACGTGGCGCGGGGCAACCGGGAGCGCTAAGGGCTGGCCGTGCACGAACGCCTCGCCCTCGCCTGCGTCTGGGGTGTAGAACCCGGACAGGATCTTGATGAGCGTCGACTTGCCGGAGCCGTTCTGTCCGAGCAGAGCCGTGACGCGCCCGGTTCCGAAGGCGACGGTCACGTCGTCGAGCGCACGCTGGGCGCCGAAGGTCTTCGAGATGTTTCTGACCTCGATGGCAGCATCCATGGGAATTCCTAGCGTCGGGGTCGGGGAGGACATGCGCGTCCTCCCCGACGGGGGTGAGAGGCGACGTCAGCCGATGCCCCACATGCGGCTGTACTCCGAGCGGAAGTCGAAGTCGCCCGTCCAGGCGGTGCCCTTCTCGGGGAGGTTGTCGGCGGTGAGGATGCGCGCGGGAACGCCGTCATCCTCGACCATCGGAGCGCCCTGGCTCAGTCGAAGCACCGCATCAGCACCTGCCCAGCCGACCCACTCGAGCGCCTCGCCGACCACGATCTTTTGGGGTGCGCCGGCGCGGATGAACTCGAGGTTCTGCAGGTTTCCATTGAACGACGCCACCATGACGTCGTCACGACCGGATTGCTGGACCGCCTGGACCATGTCTGTGGCAGCGGCGTCATACGGAGCCCACAGCACGTTCACGTCGGGGTTGGCCTGGATCGTGCTTTGCACGAGCGAGACGAGATCGGCACCGCCTGCGGTCTGCGAGATGTCTTGCTCAGCCACGATCTCGCATCCGGAGCAATCGGCGAAGACCTCCTTGCTGCCCTCGACGCGTTTGACAACGGTCTTGAACTCGTTGCCCGTGAACATGGCGACCTTCGCATCGCCGCCGGTCTCCACGACGATCTGCGCCGCAAGCATCCGACCTTCCTCGTCTCCATGAAGAGACACCTCGTGATCGAGTCCCGTCGTGTTGTCGGTCGCGGAGGCGACGACAAAGATGCCCGCATCACGAGCGCGTTCGAGCGCGCCGGCGACGATGTCAGGGTCGATGGAGACGAGGAACACGGCGTCCGCGTCCTGCGTGATGGCCTGGTCAATGGCGGCGTTGTCCAGCGAGGGGTCACCCTTCGGGTCGACGAGGGTCGTCTCCCATCCGAGGGCGTCGGCGGCTTCGATGAAACCTTCCGCCTGCCGTTTGCATCCCTCGGTCGCCATTCCACAGGGAACGACGACGACGGACAGCGCCGTCCCGTCTGTCACTGGGCTGTCTGTCGGACCGGGCCAGGTGGAAATCTCCTGGCGGCCCTGCTCGGCGATTGCAGCGACCGCCTCCGGCACAGCACCGGCCTGGGCGCTGGGCGCCGCGACGTCTTCGTCCGGACCGCTGCATGCGCTGAGCAGCAGAACAGCCGTAGCGAGGACGACGGGCGCGAACCACATCTGCTTCTTCATGGCTCGACTCCTTTCACATTCGATGTCGGGTGCGGCGGCTGCCGCGTGTGGTGCAGTCACCCGGTCAGGCACGTCGGGCGAGAAAGCTCCGAGTGGCGCCGAGGTCGGCTCCAACTTCGGACACTGGTTCGCTCAGCGGACCAGCGTTTCTCTTTCTGGACCACACGTTAGGGCTGACTCCCCGCATCGGTCAATACGCGATGTGTGACGTTCGTGTTACGACACCGGGCGCGGCCAGGCGCCCTAAGTGCCGAACTCGGGCGCGCCGAAGACACCCGTCACAGCGATAGCCGCGCCAGGTGTTGGGGAGTGGGTCAGCTCCAGCCCATCGCGGAGGTTACGGCGGCCGCGGTCGCACTCACGGACGCAGCGAGTTGCGTCTCAGCCGCTTCGACACGTTCGAGAAGACCGCCGAGGCTCACGGCACCCACAGGTGCGCCCGACTCGTCGCGCAGGGCGACGGCGATGGCCCCCACGCCTTGTGAGACGTCTCCTCGTGCAACGGCATAGCCATGCTCGCGGGCGAAGGCCACGCGGCGCCGGACGGCCGCTCCGCGTTCCGGATCGAGGCCGGAGACGGCCGCATCCAGGGCGTCGGTGTCAAGGACGCTGAGTATGGCGCTTCCACTCGCGCCGACGTGGAGGGGCACGACGGTGCCGGGAGGGGTAGAGAGATCGCGCATCGGATGCCACCCCTCGATGCGCTCGGCGCAGGCTGCCGCATTGTCTCGCAAGAGCATCAGATAGACCGTCTCCCCCGTCTGCTCGCGCAGTTGACGCAGTGCCGACCGGGCCTCTTTACGGATGTCGAGCGACGAGGCGACGACGTCGGCCAGCTGCATGATCCGCACCCCCAGCCGGTAGGCCCGCGTCTGGTCGTTCTGCTCGAGCAGGCCGAGCGAGACGAGCGTCTGTGCCACACGATGCACGGTCGCCTTGCTCAGCCCGACCTCGGCAGCAAGGCGGGTGAGCCCCATTTCGGGACGCTCACGGGTGAATGCGAACAGGATCTCTCCCGCGCGCGTGACGCCGTTGAGGTCGGATCCGCGCTCCGGACCATCGTTTTGTCCCATGAACCGAACGGTAGGCGTCGCAAAGACACCAGTCAAGCCGCACCGGGTCGGATCACATCCGCGGGGTGCGGGTCCGCTCTTTCCGGAGACCGGTCCATCCCATCGCTCGAGAGGGGCAGAAGGCCACCGTCTCTGTCGAGCCGCGATTGGGTCGTTCATAGGCCGCGGGCTCTATCGGTGGCGTTCCCCAGCATCGGATGACGAAAACGAGTCGTACGTCGTCCACGGTTCTCGTGGCGGGCACGACTGGCACGCTCACCATCTGCACTCCTCATCTCGCGCCGAAGATGCTGACCCCGCGCGCTCGTGGCCGTCGCTCCGACCGCCGGTTCCCGCATGGCGATGGCCGCCTCCGTCGCCGAGGGGCTAACCAACTCGGGCATCGCCGCAAAACTGTTCATATCGGAACGCACCGTGGAGACGCACATTCAGCATCTCTTCGACAAGCTCGACCTCCCGGGTCATCCCCACTCCAACCGACGAGTGCTCGCAGCCCTGTGATTTATCGACGCAAGGCGAGCGGCTCGTCCATAGCTCGCTGCAGACAATCCCGCGCGACGCCCACACCACCGGCGCCGCGCGGCACCTCTGGGCGGCAGGCGGTCGCGGACCGACCGCGAACTCCCCTCCCGGACACAGCCCGCACAGGCGTCCCGCTCCAGCGCCTGCGCCCGTCCCCTGTTGAGGCATCGCCCGACTGAGGATCCGCGCACGGAACGCGATCGGCCCTACAGCTGCGTCGCGGTGCGCGCGATTGTGGAGGTGACCCAGAATGCCAGGACCAGAACAAGAGCCCCGGCAACGGGTGCGATGAGAACCCACCACCCCTTCGCGCGGAGCAGATAGCTGCCAGCAACAGCGGTGGTGAGTGAAAGACCTGCGGCGACCAGGAACCCGTTCATGGCGCGCGTGATCGACGGGTAGTCGCATCGGTCTCCACATCCTGCGACATTCAGACCGCTGACCACCATCGTGTATGTCAGAGCGATCGCCGCCAAGAGGAGTATCAGCGTGAGCAGCGCTGCGTAGCTCAGGCGGCTTCCGTCCATGGACCGACCGTACCCGCCGCCCTCGACAAATCAGAGAGCATCGTGCACCTCTTGACGAAAGTGAGACACGCGTTGCGCGGTCACGGATCCTTTTGCGCACCGCCGGCGGACACACGCCGCTGCTCACGGCGCGATGTTGCTTCTCCACATCCATGCCAGGGCCGGGATCCAGGCCACCAGCACATAGGAGGCGCCCGCCATCATGATGAGGAGGACGACCGACCACGCGCTGATCATTCTCAAGTTCTTCGGCCGTTCCAACAGCATGGCGACCGAGAGGAGGGCTCCTGCGATGATCACGATCGTCGGCAAGATGGCGGCCTGAACGCGATCACTCACGAAACAGTTGCGCGGTCCTGGCATAGATAATGCACACGCCTCGGGCCCGATCGGCACAGCGATCAACCAGACAACTGCAAGAGCGAGGACGGTGGCAATCCCCACCGCCAGGAGGCGCTTTCGAAGAGCCAGGCCGTAGCGTCCGACCTGCTGCGAAGCGGTCATGGCTTGAGCGTATGTCGGTACGACTCGGGCGGCGCGTGCCGCCGCAGAATCATCTTTTGCTTTCTGGTAACGGCTGCGCGCTGTGGAGGCGGGGATGCCCGTGACCTGGGCGGCTTGGGCCAGGGTGAGCCTGTCCCAGTGGACGAGTCGGATGAGCTCGGCAAGGTCTGGCTCGAGGCGGGCAACGGCATCTCGGACGTCCACTCCGGCGTCGGAGGCGGGTGCGGGGTTCTCCGGGGCGAGCATGAGTCGGAGCCGGTCGGCGAGTCGCCAGCGGCGTCGTTCGGCGCGGTCGGCGTTGGCGAGGACGTTTCGTGCGACGCCGAACAGCCACATGCGCGCTTCCGTCGTGTCCTTTGGCACGTCTGCTGCTTTCCGCCAGGCTGTGAGCATGGTTTCGGCCACCAGGTCGGCGGCGTCGTTTGTTCCGACTCGTCGTTCAAAGTAGGCGAGGATGTCGACGGCGTTGAACGAGATGACGTCGGTCAGGTGCGCCGCGAGGTCCTTATCTGTGCGCGTCACCACTGCATCCCCGGGCAGCTCGCCTCGCTTTGCCAGGAGAAATCCTCCGGCCCGACGCCGTACCCGTTGCGCTGCAGCTCCGCAGCGACGGCCGTGGTGACGGCCGCCGGCACCGCCAAGTAGTACTCCACGTCGGGGCTGGGATAGTTCTCGGTCCCGTACCCGACCTGGATGTCTTTGCCATCGACGCGAGCGACCGAGGGCGGGGCCATGCGCTGCTTCTGGATCTCCGCATCGACGTCGAGGATGGTAGCGATGTCCACGCTGCGCAGGTAGGCAGCTGTCTCTTCGCTGATCGCTGGGGTGGGGCCCTGCAAGTTCCCGATGACCTGGAACTCGCAGTTCACGCCGCTGGGCAGGGTGACGCTGAACGAGTCCGGCGAGTTCTGCTGCCACCACGGCACCAACCCCCAGGTGCTCGCCGCGGCCGCGCCCGCCCCACCCAGCAGCACCACGGCCGCGACACCGATCGCTGCGGCACGGGTGAAGCCCCGCCCCGCCCGTGCTGGGCGGTGATCGGTTCGAGCGGCCACGCTCATCCGAGCAAGCTCATCCTCGATCGCGTCAGACACCACGGTCGTAACCGGGCCTGCGTCATCCAGCAGACCATCGAGCGGATCGTGTGGTGCGTTGCTGCGTTCCGTCATTGCCCCGAATCCTTTCACCGGACACCTTCACTCTGTGCATGTCCGGCACAGCCCAAAACGTCCACGCGAGAGAAGACCGATTCTCGCGCGGCCGAAAGCCGGCCGTTCGGCGCAACGTCCCCTATCCCTGGTGCGGGTCGCTCACCGCCCGGAAGCCGGTGGGCCAGTGCGACGCACCTCGACGGGCGACTCGAGCGCCGGCTTGACAATCCTCAAGCTGTCTGAATTCCCGCAAGACCCGCCCGATGCGGATTCGCGTTAACGGGCGTCTTGCGCATCGGGAAGCGTGTCAGAAGGGATCGACTCGCGGGCACGGTATCCGTCGCGAGGTGGAGGCGGGTCCGGCCGCCAATACATAGCGTGGTGGACGGAGGTGGATCATGCAGAGCACATGGGCAGCGAAAGTATTTGGAGATCGAGAGGATCCGCGGAGGAGACTCCAGCTCCTCTTCGGTGGCACGATTCCGACCGGTGGCCAACCGCCCGCACCCGCGCTCGCTTGGGCGCGCGACGTGATTCCCTTCGACGTCGCGGCGGCGCAGGACACCGTGGCTGCAACCAAGTACCTGCGCGACGCAGAACCGCGCTTGACACTCCGAGCGGCCACCTTCCTCGCCACTCACCTGACGACCACGTAACCACGGTGCGATGGATTAACGCGACTACTGCAGACCCTGTGCGTCGATCAAGTCACTCGAGTTCAGACCACCAGTTGTGAACGTCTGGAGTGAACGCGACCGCAGGGAAGTCCGCCTCGATCGGAAGGGAAAAGATGGACTCGTCGCAGAGCATTCAAGACACACCGAATATCGCCGTCTGGTACTTCGTGGGAGCGACGTTCATCTTCGCCGCGCCTGCGCTCTTCATGCCTGAAGCGGAAATCTGGCTTCGCGCTCTCCTCCTTGCGGCCGGCTTCGTCGCGGTCATCGCAGGCGCCATCCAGCTCGGGCGAGAGATCAAGCAGAGAAGCGCCCGTCGGGTCGTGGCACCCAGCGAACCTCCCACCGAACACCGTGGTTGACAACGCAGTGACGACTGTGCCCACGATTTAGCCGCCGTGTATGGTCAGCGCCTCGTCCCGCTAAATCCTCGCGCGGGCCCGTAGACCGATCCCCACGCTCGGCACCTGGATAATGTCGACGCGTGATCGAACGCAAGAAGTCCCGGTTCGTCATGGAATTGCCTCGCGCTGACTGACTCGACCATGAGCCCTCCCGTCGTGAATCATTCGCAACGGGACATCACCGTAGCCAACGGGTGCGACATCTCAACCGCGCAGTTCCATGGGCCCACGTGATCCGACGGTGCACCCGAGCTCATCCAAGGCCCGACCGTGCTGTCCGGAAACGCGAGCCGACACGAACACGCCGCAGCGACACTCGACCTACCTTCAGCGTTCAGTGCGCGCATGGGGATCGAGGGTGATCGGCGCAGCGCCGGCGGATGTTCAGAGCGCGACAGCGTAGATCCGGTTCTGACCGGTCGCATCCTGCCCGGCGAACAGGTGCGAGAACGCCTGCCAGCCACCGAAGCCGACCACGACCGGACTGGACACGTTGCCGGGGGTGCCGGCATCACCGTACGACAGAAGCCGACCGTCCCGGTCGACAGCGTAGATCCGGTTCTGACCGGTCGCATCCTGCCCGGCGAACAGGTGCGAGAACGCCTGCCAGCCACCGAAGCCGACCACGACCGGACTGGACACGTTGCCGGGGGTGCCGGCATCACCGTACGANNNNNNNNNNNNNNNNNNNNNNNNNNNNNNNNNNNNNNNNNNNNNNNNNNNNNNNNNNNNNNNNNNNNNNNNNNNNNNNNNNNNNNNNNNNNNNNNNCGACAGAAGTTCGCCCCGGATGAACGGCGGACCGGAGTCCAAGACAGAAACGATGAATCCGCCGGGGATTGCGCGCGTCACGTCCACTGTCAGCGTGTCGGACTCGAATCGCTCGCTTGCGCCCAGCGCTGAAGGCGCCTTCATGATGACGGGGCGGAGCTTGTCTATGCGATGACCGAGCGGATCGGGTGTCTGGACCGCATAGACGATGACGCCTTCCTCCGGGATGCCGGCATCGAACTGATCAGCCATGAGTCGGGCCTCGATCATGACGTACGGAACCCCCGAGCCGACCTTCACCGCCGCGACCCGACCGCTGGGCGGTGGTTGCGTCAGACTTATCGCGTGGAGGGCATACTCGCCGACGCGGCCGCTGTGCTGCGCCACGGTCGCCGGATCGAGCCACTGGATCCCGGTCTTCGTGTACGCCGTCGGGTGGGTCGCGGTCGACGCAGACATCTGGTCGTACCTGCCGATGACGGGATTCTGTGGATCGATGTCGTCGCCGAACGGATACAGATCCGTGAACCCGGTCAGGCCGTGCATCAACTCCATCGCCCAGACACCGACGTCCTCGACCATCACGAACCTCGACCAGAATCCGCTGTTCGTGCCCGCGCCGCGTCCGCCGAGCATGACGATCGCAGCGGCATCGAACCCCTCCGACCGAAGTCGAGCGCCGATCACCGGCTCCAGCATGGCCGCCGGCACATCACGCTGGTCGACACTGTGCCGCTCCACCACGACGGCGTCCAGGTCGGCGATCCCCGAGGACGCGGCCCTGATGTACGCCCTCAGCGACCGGTCTCTGCCGGTGCTCGGATCAGGGTCGTACAGCGCCCTGCGAAGGATGTCATCCTCCCAGTGGTTCGGCACGATGTCGGGCGGTAGGGCGTTCGTGCGGTACAGCGGGACGAAAGCAATCTTCTTGCGACCAACCCAGGACATGTCATCTCCCGTTTTCCTGCGCCCAGCGCCTGGACTATTGAGAGGGCAGCCGCCGCTCCGTTTGCAGCGACTCGCCTCCGAACCGAGAACTCTCGACGCCTCTCTGGAGAAGAGAGGCGAGACGTCCGCGTGATACGGACGCACGCGGGGCTCTATCGTTTGGACCACAGCCGCGCCCATTGCGCGGCATCCAGATCGCGCGGCAGTGATGCGGGGTGGATGCCCGCCGCGGAAAGGATCTGCCGGGCGGCGGGCGCCGACGACCTCACGACCGGCGCCAGGATCGCAGCCATGCCGCGGCCGCGCGCAGTGAAGATGTCTCCGACGAATTGTTCGTAGGCGTGCCGCTGGTCCGCAGGGACCAGCCGAGCGTTGACGGTGGGATCTTGTCCATCACGCGTCGAGGCGTGCCGCTGACGCATACGGATCGATGAACGGTGACGAGCGCAGTCCTCGGCTGGGCAGACCGCCGGTTTTAGCGGGTGCTGTCGAGGATGAGTCGAGTCGCTTCCTGCGCGGCGTCCCATTGCGGAAAGTGGCCGCAGCGCTCGAACCAATGCAGCACGGCGTCGGGGAACAGTTCTGTGGCGCGAGAGGCCTGACGCGGCACCGTCACCAGATCGCGCCGCCCCCACCCGATCGTGACCCGGCCGGGCACCGTTCCGGCCGGTGCGCCCTGCTGCTTGGGTCCTTTGGTGAGGGCGTCCATGGCGGCACCGGTCGCCGGCGAATCGGCCAGTCCGCGCACGTCCGGCAGCACGGTCTCGGGCGAGAGCGTCCAGGGCCGCGCCGACAACTGCGCCAGCAGCAGAGCCCTGCCGACAGGGTTGTCCAGCAGGGCTGGCAGCACGCCTCGCAGCGCTCGGACCAGAGCGATCGAGGGCCGCAGCGTGGCTCCGAAGACGACGAGCTCGCCGCGGCTCCAAAAGCCGCCCGGGTCCAACGCCACAGTGTCGCCGCCGACCCCCCGCCGCGCAAGATCGAGCACGATTCGGCCGCCCATCGACTGGCCGGCGGTCGAGACCCCGTCCAGCCCCTGCTCGCGGATGAAGTCCGCGACAGAGTCGGTCAGCGTGGCGATCGAGACCTCACCGGTCAAAGGCGGTGTCTCCCCGAAACCCGGTAGGTCGACAGCGATGATCTCACGGTGCTCGGCCAGCTGGTCGAGGATCGGGGCCCAAGATCGCCACCCCGCGCCCAGACCGTGTACGAGCAGCAAGGGGCTGCCGTTCCCGCGTCGGATGTGGTTCAGCGTCATTCGCTCAACGCTATCCCGCGCGGAAAGCGGGAGGGCCGGATCCCCAAGAGCGGAACGACCGACGCCGTTCTCACGTGATCCTCAGAGCGCGAGCGCCGAGTGTCGGGGGGCGGAGCGTAGGGTGAGCGCATGACGATCGCGGAGCTCCGGCCGGCAGCGCGGACCGCCGCCGATCGACCGCTCGAGACCGAGTACCGCCCGCGGCATCCGGTCGACGTGCGTCGCACCGTCGTCTATCAGCGCCACGGCGGCGGCGACCCCACCATGGTGATCGCGGGCGAGGTCATCTGGCGCGCCAGCAGGACCCCGGAGGGCATCGCCACCCTGGCGATCCGAGAGGTCTCCCCCGGCGTGATCCGCGGCGCCGCGTGGGGCCCGGGCGCGTCTTGGGCGCTGGATCAGCTGCCTGCGCTCTGCGGGCGGGACGACGATCCCGGCGACTTCGACGCGACGCGGCATCCGCTCATCGCCGACGCGCACCACCGCCACCCGGGCGTGCGCATCGGTCGCACCGATCTGTTCTTCGACTCCCTCGCCAGCGCGATCATCGAGCAGAAGGTCACTGGCATGCAGGCGTTCGGCGCGTGGCGCCGGCTGGTCACCTGGCACGGCGAGCGCGCCCCCGGGCCGACGCCGAAGCCGATGTACGCCCCGCCGGACATCGAGGGGTGGCGCCGCATCCCGTCATGGTCGTGGCACCGCGCCGGGCTCGAGCCTCCGCAGT is a window from the Microbacterium lacus genome containing:
- a CDS encoding tachylectin-related carbohydrate-binding protein, whose translation is SYGDAGTPGNVSSPVVVGFGGWQAFSHLFAGQDATGQNRIYAVDRDGRLLSYGDAGTPGNVSSPVVVGFGGWQAFSHLFAGQDATGQNRIYAVAL
- a CDS encoding alpha/beta fold hydrolase — protein: MTLNHIRRGNGSPLLLVHGLGAGWRSWAPILDQLAEHREIIAVDLPGFGETPPLTGEVSIATLTDSVADFIREQGLDGVSTAGQSMGGRIVLDLARRGVGGDTVALDPGGFWSRGELVVFGATLRPSIALVRALRGVLPALLDNPVGRALLLAQLSARPWTLSPETVLPDVRGLADSPATGAAMDALTKGPKQQGAPAGTVPGRVTIGWGRRDLVTVPRQASRATELFPDAVLHWFERCGHFPQWDAAQEATRLILDSTR
- a CDS encoding DNA-3-methyladenine glycosylase 2 family protein, producing the protein MTIAELRPAARTAADRPLETEYRPRHPVDVRRTVVYQRHGGGDPTMVIAGEVIWRASRTPEGIATLAIREVSPGVIRGAAWGPGASWALDQLPALCGRDDDPGDFDATRHPLIADAHHRHPGVRIGRTDLFFDSLASAIIEQKVTGMQAFGAWRRLVTWHGERAPGPTPKPMYAPPDIEGWRRIPSWSWHRAGLEPPQSRTIVEAARRGEAIGRVFMAATDGEARDRVLISQRGIGAWTSAETRIRALGDPDAVSVGDFHLAHEVGYALTGARVDDDGMLELLAPWAGQRQRVIRYLEASGIREPRRAPRLHPEDHRNR
- a CDS encoding RNA polymerase sigma factor, whose protein sequence is MTRTDKDLAAHLTDVISFNAVDILAYFERRVGTNDAADLVAETMLTAWRKAADVPKDTTEARMWLFGVARNVLANADRAERRRWRLADRLRLMLAPENPAPASDAGVDVRDAVARLEPDLAELIRLVHWDRLTLAQAAQVTGIPASTARSRYQKAKDDSAAARAARVVPTYAQAMTASQQVGRYGLALRKRLLAVGIATVLALAVVWLIAVPIGPEACALSMPGPRNCFVSDRVQAAILPTIVIIAGALLSVAMLLERPKNLRMISAWSVVLLIMMAGASYVLVAWIPALAWMWRSNIAP